TTCCATGCGTCACCTCACTGCAAACATTGTCCTGTCCTGCAAAAAATATATAAGTAAAGTGCGTCATTGTACAGAACTATCAGACGAAGAAAATTTATATCCGCAACAAGCATCATACACACCACAAAAATTTACCGAGTCCGACGACGTACGCAAAAAAACATTTCTCCCAAATTTTCACAACATCCTCTCCGCATGGCACGCCATGCACAAAAAGACAAAGCTGATCACGATTGGTGTGATTGGTGCGATCATTATCGTGCCACTGATCTTTAAACTGATCTCCTCCCCGCAACAAAAAAAATCCTCTGAAACAGCTCCAAAAACAGAGGAACAATCACAATCACAAATATCAACACCGGCACCTGTCGCACCGGCAGAAACACCGACAGAAAAACCTGCCTTAACTCCAACGTCACTCATGGAGTCCACCACTCTTTCATCAGTTGTTGTTGTAAATGCCACAGTCATCGGTGTAGAAAAAAATGCTCTCACAATCATCACACAAGAAAAACAGCGCATCTCCCTTCCCAATGACGCGGGAAATATCGCCCTTACCACGTCAATGCCGGATCTCAACATGATCTTTGTCATCACAGACACTGACCGTATGTACTCCTTTAGTCCCGCATCACCCAAATTCATCAAACAAGACAATATCCCCACACTTGATCACACAAAGATCAAAGGCATCGGCACATTTATGACCTATCTCTATATCGCAGATGACACAATGATCCGACGCTATGTGCGTATTGAAGGCGGATTTGATGAAGGCAAGGATTGGCTCAAAAAACCGTTTGATTTTAAAACGATCACATCGCTGGCAATTGGAGAAAGCATCTATGTGGCGCAAGACACATCTGTCACACAATTCACGCAAGGCAACAAAGACACTACTACCCTTGACCCGACGATCACACATCCCTCCCTCCTCCTTACAACAAGGGACATGAATTTCTTGTGGATCGTTGATACGGCAAGCAAAATGCTCTACAAAATCGATAAGAAAAACGGCGCGATCAGTGACAAATATGTTCACGATAATTTCGCACAGGCGACATCGCTTGCCGTCGATGAAAAATCCGAAACCGCCTACATCACATCACAAAACACGATCTCCTCCTACTCTCTGAAAAACTAAACCACTCTGCACTGAAAGCAGGAGCAGGTTTCTAGCAGGAGCGGGTTTTATAACCTGCTCCTCATATTTTCCAGACATATAAAAAATGCCACACCTTCGTAATAATGATACCACCCCACTTTTTTTGTAAAGAGGAAATGAGGAGGATTAAAAACCTCCCCCTTTTGTAAAGGGGGACTGAGGGGGATTTTTAGGTTCACAATTTTCTCAAACAGAAAACAAACAAGAGCAGGTTACAAACCTGCTCTTGCCCTTCCCCCAAAAAAAGAAAAATCTGCACAGGGGCGACTACTGGGAATCGAACCCAGATCCTCGGTACCACAAACCGATGTTCTAACCGCTGAACTATAGTCGCCCCTCTACAGACTTTTATCAAAAAGACAAAATTGTCACTTGCACAGTATACCAAACTTACAAAATAAATCAAGATAACCGACGAGGTTCTCATATTTTGTCCGCCATCACTTTTTATTGTACCACAAAATTAAAGAGCATCGTGTGAAATACAGCACGATGCTCATTTTTTTCATGATTGAAAGACAAAGTTTCAAATAATCTAAAGGTTCAAGAAATAAAGTCTGGAGAAACTACTGCTTACGCCGAGGGCGGGCAAACAGCCAGACTTGGCTAGGATGCCATACATCGTCAGGATTGCCATAACGTGAGCTGAACCAAGGAACAGCACCATGACCATCGAGAGTGAGTAAACGCAAAACATTAGAGTCGGAAATCGGATTCATCCCTCCCACACGACATTTTATATCGTTGCATTGCATGCGAGCTAAAGCGATTGCTTCTGCTGGACACAGATCGAATCCGAGTTTGTGAGCCTGTTTACAAATTTCACTAAAAGGTGCGGATTTAACAAAGCCTAATTCTGCACCAGACACTTCCCAGAGATCAACATCGATTCTTTTTGAGATTTTTTTCGAGCTGATTTTGATTTTTCTGAGAGCTTGTTTCACATAGTCATCAATCATTTTTCCACTAGACATGATTGCTTGCTGAAGATCGGCATTATTCGAATACATGCCTAGTGTTACCCTCATAAAAAAACGACCGGGAATTACTAATTTCTCAGAAATAAGAATCCCGCGAAGATTTTCAGATAGACCTTGTCCATCCTTTCTCAACTTATCCGCAACTTCCTGCGGAATGTCGCGGGGCAATGCTCGAAGCACTGCCATTTGAAATTCAATGTACCACCCAGGCATTTGCTGGAAGGCGGTTCCACGCACTTGTTTGTCTCTCGGCATGGTGGTTCCTCCTTCGCTATTTTTTAATATTGCTTCTGGCTAACCACTATAGTTTTGCCACAGCAGAAAAAATTTTCATCACCAAGATGATAAAAAATCCTTTCTGCTACAGCAAATACACAATTTTTCACAGTAAGGCACCAAGCAAGAGCAGGCTTGTAGCCTGCCTCTTCGGTTTTGCAAACATATAAAAAAATAGAGCACCTAGCCTTAAAAGCAGAACAAAACCTCCCTTTTTCATATTAAGGAACTAATTTTTAATTGTACACCTAAATTGCCATTTTGTCAATATTTTGGCTTAACATCCAAAAACACTTGTAAATCAACAAATCCCCCTCTCCCTAGAGGGAGAGGGCTGGGGTGAGGGCTGACAAAAACATAACTGTTTTATAAAAGACTCCCATACGCTTACGCTACAGAAGATCGATCCTTGAGATCGATGATCGCGCGCGCTTCGGAGATCACCTGCGCGAGTTTGTGCCCATGTACGCCCGCCCTTTTCAAGATATCTTGTTTTTGTTCTATTTCTCGACACAACACAACACCATGATTGACCAAGTATTCTTTTTGCCGATGCGTGAGTTTGGTGATTGCTGTAACAGGATGAATACCCGCCTTATCGATAAGTTCCGCCAAACTGTTTCCCTTTGGATACCGCCAGCTCATGAGCTCGATCCCCACGCACTTTGCGTACTCTTCCGCTTGCGAAGTAAATTGTGTGTTCGTCACGATCCACAACTTATGCAAGTGTCCATCTCTCCCCTCGTGCACAGTATTCCACTTCGCCTTAATATCATCAAAACGCGCCTTCATATACAATACCGTTTGCACATCACTTTTGTATCCCAAGTGATTGTGAAATTTGCATTCAAAAATAAAATGCCTCTCATCCTTGTACGCCATCACATCAATCTCATGTTCAACACACAGACCGCGCACCGTTCGATTTGTTGATGTCGTATAGCCATTTGCTTCTAAAAGTCGTGCAAAGAATTGCTCAAAAGGAAACCCGCTCGGACCCAGTTCCATGAGTGCTCTTTTGAGATTATATCGTGCCGCGACCGGACGATAATTTTCTTTCAATTTTTCATATGTTGCCTCATGGACATCAGTGGTCGTCTTGAGATCTGTCCTCGCAAAAATATCCAACGCAATCTCTTGCGCTTTCTGTGCGTTAATACCGGCACGCTCGATCGACTGCGCCAACTTCTCCAAAGAAAACTCTTCGATATCACCGGTTGTTTTGATGATTTCTTTACTCATAGCTCATCATTTTCATCTTCTTTATTAGTAGCCAAACATGAGCTGATCAACGCACACGCTTCATCTGCCGTATCCACGAGATGATAGAGATTCATATCCTCTTCTGTAATGGCGCGATTTTTACCCCACACGACACCACGAATCCAATCCATAAGAGGTTGCCAGAAATCACGGTTGACCAAGATCACAGGAATTGGACTTGTCTTTTTGGTCTGAATGAGCGTCAACATCTCAAAAAGCTCATCTAGTGTACCAAATCCTCCCGGAAAAAAGATGTAAACCTGCGACGCAAAAGAGAGGATCACTTTGCGAGAAAAAAAGAAATCAAATGCTTCTGCATCTGTGATATATGGATTGCGTCGCTCTGTCACACCGTGCTCCGGCAGATTGATGTTGATGCCCACGCTGCGTCCGCCGGCTTCAAATGCTCCCTTATTTGCCGCTTCCATAATACCGGGACCCCCACCGGTAAAAACCGCAAACCCCTGCTCCGCGAGTTTACGTGCCAGTCTCTCAGCTTCTTGATAGATTTCGTGGTCAAAGCCCAGTCGCGCACTTCCAAAGATGCTTGCCGCCTTGTCAAAATTAGACAAAAAATCATGCCCTTTGACAAATTCCGATTGAATTTTTAAAACACGCCACGACAATCCGCTGGAATATTTCTCTGATTCCACCGTTTTTGGTGATAAAAATTCTCTTTCGCGATTGATCGGAACGTGCATTTTTTCTCCTTTTACGGTAAATGTCAATTGTTTTTTTTTATCGATCATACCTTTTGTTTATCAAGTGAACTTCGTTCATCATAGCATCAAAATTAATTTTTTCATATGCACGCAATTCTTCCGCTGTACCACTATGCGGGATTTTTTCTACACACAGCGACACAACGCGAGATCGCGTTCCGGAAAGTGCAAGTGCCACAGCCTCTCCGATACCCCCTGAGCGCACATGATCCTCCGCAACAATGACATGCGGGATCGTCCCGATGATCTTCCGCAACAGATCCCAATCAAACGGCGCAATGCGCACGAGATCGATCACGCGCAAAGCGACACGACCATATGCGAGTGCTCCATACACTTTTAATGCCTCATGCACTGTGACACCGGATCCGATAATTGCAATACGATCATGATCACTTTTTCTCACGATATTCATCCCTTTCGTGATCATGTCTTTTTTCTGTGTGTATATGATCGGCAACTCTTCTCGCATCATGCGTACATATGAAATGCCGGGAGAATTTTGCACAAAATCCAAAACAGCATGTGCCGATATGATGTCTGATGGACAATACACCGCGCAACCGAACATTGCACGCATCATCCCGACATCATCCACACTCATCTGCGAACTTCCATCCTCTCCGACAGACACGCCGGCATGAGAACCGACGATCGTCATATTTACATCACTGTATTGTGCCATCCGTATCTGATCATGCGCCCGTGTCAAAAAGGCCGCAAAGCTCGATACGAACGGATGATATCCTCGTCGCGACAATCCCACCGCAACACTGATCATATTTTGTTCTGCGATATACATCTCAAAAAATCTCTCGGGAAAATATTCTCGCACTTTTTCCACACGTGTGGAATTGCTCACTTCGGCATCCAGCACGACAACCTTTTTATTCTTTTGCATGATCTGCACAAGAGCATCACCATAGGCATCGCGGGTGGCATATTTTTTTTCATTGTCGTATTGTGGCATCACATAATGGACACTGGTACACCGATTGACTTTTTCTTTCTTTGCATTTTTCGGCACAGTGATCTCTCCACGCACAGAGAAATCAATCTCGCCCAATTCCATGACTGCATCAGCAAATTCCTGTTCTGTAAGCACTCTTCCATGCCAGCTATGTTTGTCCTCCAAAAAAGAAATGCCTTTTCCTTTGTATGTTTTTGCGATGATCATGAGTGGTTTTTTACTCGTTCCTACGACATCTTTATAGATGCGAGCAATATATTCCACATCATGACCGTCCACAACGACTGTCCGCCACCCAAAGGCCTGTGCTCGTTGCATATATATATCCACATGATGCCCCACCATTGTTTCTCCGCGTTGTCCGAGCCGATTTGCATCAACGATCGCCACGAGATTATCCAGTTTATAATGACTTGCGATTTGCATTGCTTCCCATATCTGTCCTTCCGCCATCTCACTGTCTCCCAGGAGCACAAACGTCCGCGCCTCCGTATGATCAAGATTTTTTTGCGCCAATGCCATACCGATACCGATGGACAACCCTTGTCCGAGCGATCCCGTCGGTGCTTCTGTAAAAGGAAATTCTATCGTCGGATGACCTTCGAGTCGACTGCCAAATTTACGCAATGAATGTAACTCCCCCGGTTTGACTACACCGGCAACCGCCCACAAAGCATAGAGAAGTGGTGCCGCATGCCCTTTGGAAAAGATCAATCGATCATTGTGCGCATCATCGGGATGTGACACGTCAAAACGAAACGCTCCTGCAAACAATAATGTACTGATAAGCTCCACTGCGGACAATGACGACGTCGGATGTCCTGATCCTGCAACAGTTGTCATGTCGAGGATCCAATACCGCAATAGTTTATTGATCTTTTCCAGATCTTTTTTTGTATTTTTCATAATTTTATTTTTTATAGAAGCTCCTCAAGTGTGTGATAACTCATGATCGGATTACCCGCTCGTGCGATCGCACTACCGACGCCGACAGCATCCACGCCACAGTCTGCTATTTCCTCGATCGTATCCTCATTGATCCCACCATCCACAGCAATCCACAGATCAGACCTTCTCTCGCGCAGGTCAACAACCTTTTTGAGCGCGTCTGCGATAAATTCACCGCCCTGCTTCCCGGGCACAACCGTCATGACTTGCACCGCATCGATCTCATCGATATATGGGAATACATCTTCTGTGGACGTTTGCGGGGAAAGCGCAATTCCTTTTGTAAAATCATATGGATCCATCGCATGCAAAACTGCCGACGGACTCTCCACCTCGCCCAAATGAAAATATACTCTTTTTGCCCCAATCGCATCACACGCATCGAGGTATTCCTCCGGACTAGTTGTCATGAGATGCACCTCAATATTCACATCATCAACCTCCCCGACAAAATCATAGAGATCACATGTGTTTGTCTTTGTCATCGTACCGTCGGAAAAATCAATTTGAATCCACTCAACTGTGCCGTGCAATATATTAATTACACGAAGAGCATCTTCACTGTCCTTCTCCAATACCGCTGGAATAATTATCATATTTTTTGATATACAACATTTTTATTATACCGCTCTCCAACCGTATATGCAAAACACTAAAACCCCACACATGGGCGCGGGGTTTTTATTTCACACCCTGCAATATTAAAAGATTCTGAATAACATGCAATAAAATACAAGGAAATTTAAAATAATAATGACAACCGCAAAAACGACTACCGTGGCACCTTGCCGAAAATCACAGCCATATCCACCAAGCGGCTTGCGTAGCCCCATTCATTGTCATACCATGCGATCACTTTTACCATATTGCCACCAATCACTTTTGTGAGGGAAAGATCCACAATGCTCGAGCGACTGTCCCCAATAAAATCCGTTGACACCAGCGGTTCATCCGTGACACCGAGAATATCTTTAAGCGGTCCTGCGGCGGCTACAATAAATGCGTTATTGACTTCTTTGACCGTCACATCTTTTTTTGTGATCATCGTCACATCAGAGATTGATACATCAATTGTCGGCACGCGCATTGCCAGACCGTCAAATTTTCCCTTTAAATCGGTTATGACTTCTGTTGTCGCAATTGCCGCACCGGTTGTGGATGGCACAATATTTACCGCCGCCGCACGTGCACGCCGCAAATCACTATCCGGTCCATCAATGATCTTCTGTGTTGCTGTATATGAATGTACCGTTGTCATAAGAGATTTTTCCACACCAAACGTATCATGCATCACCTTCATCACCAGCGAAAT
This genomic stretch from Parcubacteria group bacterium harbors:
- a CDS encoding TIGR00730 family Rossman fold protein — translated: MIDKKKQLTFTVKGEKMHVPINREREFLSPKTVESEKYSSGLSWRVLKIQSEFVKGHDFLSNFDKAASIFGSARLGFDHEIYQEAERLARKLAEQGFAVFTGGGPGIMEAANKGAFEAGGRSVGININLPEHGVTERRNPYITDAEAFDFFFSRKVILSFASQVYIFFPGGFGTLDELFEMLTLIQTKKTSPIPVILVNRDFWQPLMDWIRGVVWGKNRAITEEDMNLYHLVDTADEACALISSCLATNKEDENDEL
- a CDS encoding restriction endonuclease, giving the protein MSKEIIKTTGDIEEFSLEKLAQSIERAGINAQKAQEIALDIFARTDLKTTTDVHEATYEKLKENYRPVAARYNLKRALMELGPSGFPFEQFFARLLEANGYTTSTNRTVRGLCVEHEIDVMAYKDERHFIFECKFHNHLGYKSDVQTVLYMKARFDDIKAKWNTVHEGRDGHLHKLWIVTNTQFTSQAEEYAKCVGIELMSWRYPKGNSLAELIDKAGIHPVTAITKLTHRQKEYLVNHGVVLCREIEQKQDILKRAGVHGHKLAQVISEARAIIDLKDRSSVA
- the gap gene encoding type I glyceraldehyde-3-phosphate dehydrogenase; this encodes MTKIRIAINGFGRIGRAAFRIMVDRADCEIVAVNDLTDTKTLAHLLQYDSVFRKYPKVVTCDEKNLIVDGQKFLVTAIPDPMKLPWHDLNVDIVLECTGRFENDGAAYAHIDAGAKRVIVSAPTKGGDIETYVIGVKTPTEKSTRVISNASCTTNCISLVMKVMHDTFGVEKSLMTTVHSYTATQKIIDGPDSDLRRARAAAVNIVPSTTGAAIATTEVITDLKGKFDGLAMRVPTIDVSISDVTMITKKDVTVKEVNNAFIVAAAGPLKDILGVTDEPLVSTDFIGDSRSSIVDLSLTKVIGGNMVKVIAWYDNEWGYASRLVDMAVIFGKVPR
- a CDS encoding transketolase; the encoded protein is MKNTKKDLEKINKLLRYWILDMTTVAGSGHPTSSLSAVELISTLLFAGAFRFDVSHPDDAHNDRLIFSKGHAAPLLYALWAVAGVVKPGELHSLRKFGSRLEGHPTIEFPFTEAPTGSLGQGLSIGIGMALAQKNLDHTEARTFVLLGDSEMAEGQIWEAMQIASHYKLDNLVAIVDANRLGQRGETMVGHHVDIYMQRAQAFGWRTVVVDGHDVEYIARIYKDVVGTSKKPLMIIAKTYKGKGISFLEDKHSWHGRVLTEQEFADAVMELGEIDFSVRGEITVPKNAKKEKVNRCTSVHYVMPQYDNEKKYATRDAYGDALVQIMQKNKKVVVLDAEVSNSTRVEKVREYFPERFFEMYIAEQNMISVAVGLSRRGYHPFVSSFAAFLTRAHDQIRMAQYSDVNMTIVGSHAGVSVGEDGSSQMSVDDVGMMRAMFGCAVYCPSDIISAHAVLDFVQNSPGISYVRMMREELPIIYTQKKDMITKGMNIVRKSDHDRIAIIGSGVTVHEALKVYGALAYGRVALRVIDLVRIAPFDWDLLRKIIGTIPHVIVAEDHVRSGGIGEAVALALSGTRSRVVSLCVEKIPHSGTAEELRAYEKINFDAMMNEVHLINKRYDR